The following are encoded in a window of Phaseolus vulgaris cultivar G19833 chromosome 3, P. vulgaris v2.0, whole genome shotgun sequence genomic DNA:
- the LOC137807967 gene encoding zinc finger protein SHOOT GRAVITROPISM 5, giving the protein MEDEVNRELDLLPPSRTDSSLLRLRSAVSSSSTTDCGGNPSLDLQLSISVRPPAAVLMCDGVEALKWQAAEQIRLAAMEKAYAERMRELTRREMEMAQSEFARARQMWERAREEVERAERMKERATRQVDTTCMEITCHSCRQRFRPA; this is encoded by the coding sequence ATGGAAGACGAAGTTAACAGAGAACTCGACCTTCTCCCACCGTCGCGCACCGATTCCTCGCTCCTCCGGCTGCGCTCGGCGGTTTCCTCCTCCTCCACCACAGACTGCGGCGGCAACCCGTCGCTGGACCTGCAGCTGTCGATCAGCGTGCGTCCGCCGGCGGCGGTGCTGATGTGCgacggcgtggaggcgctgaAGTGGCAGGCGGCGGAGCAAATCCGGCTGGCGGCGATGGAGAAAGCGTACGCGGAGCGTATGAGGGAGCTGACGCGGCGCGAGATGGAGATGGCGCAGTCGGAGTTCGCACGTGCGCGGCAAATGTGGGAGCGTGCGAGGGAGGAGGTAGAGCGAGCGGAGAGGATGAAGGAGCGCGCGACCAGACAGGTGGACACGACGTGCATGGAGATCACTTGTCATTCCTGTAGGCAAAGGTTCAGGCCAGCTTGA
- the LOC137807973 gene encoding uncharacterized protein, which translates to MNSREATLVATATVIGAMASAVAFRFFCRSQARAKSSQNGTVSSAQDPFDPSKRKRYLSWDDYFMAIAFLSAERSKDPNRQVGACLVSQNGIILGIGYNGFPRGCSDDKLPWAKKSRTGNPLDTKYPYVCHAEVNAILNTNHASAAGQRLYVTMFPCNECAKIIIQSGVSEVIYFVEKRLENSDMTYIASHKLLSLAGVKVRKHQPLMNGIHLKFEER; encoded by the exons ATGAACTCTCGCGAGGCTACTTTGGTTGCCACGGCAACTGTGATTGGCGCCATGGCCTCTGCAGTTGCTTTCCGCTTCTTCTGCCGCTCCCAAGCGCGCGCGAAATCATCCCAAAACGGCACCGTTTCCTCTGCTCAGGACCCTTTCGACCCTTCCAAGCGAAAAAG ATATTTATCGTGGGATGACTATTTTATGGCAATTGCGTTTTTGTCAGCTGAGAGGTCCAAAGACCCTAACAGGCAG GTTGGGGCTTGTTTGGTGAGTCAAAATGGTATAATTCTTG GAATTGGTTATAATGGGTTTCCAAGGGGTTGCTCTGATGACAAGCTACCCTGGGCAAAG AAATCCAGGACTGGAAATCCTTTGGACACAAAATACCC TTATGTTTGTCATGCAGAAGTAAATGCTATTCTTAACACAAATCATGCCTCTGCTGCCGGACAA AGGCTATATGTGACCATGTTTCCCTGCAATGAATGTGCTAAGATCATAATCCAG TCAGGAGTTTCTGAAGTAATTTATTTTGTGGAGAAGAGATTAGAAAATTCAGATATGACATATATAGCCTCTCACAAGCTACTTTCATTAGCTGGTGTAAAG GTCAGGAAACATCAACCACTGATGAATGGAATTCATCTGAAGTTTGAGGAGAGATAG